DNA from Quercus lobata isolate SW786 chromosome 1, ValleyOak3.0 Primary Assembly, whole genome shotgun sequence:
ttggggtcgtttttgtatagggagaacaaaaacttacccccctttAGTCCGtttgtgaatgctgctaccaatatcttgtcgtcggcttcgtcgatcgagagtgcttctttgttgaagcgtgatatgtaggcccttaaCGTCTCCTCTTCCCGTTGCTTGATATTCATCAAACAAGCCGTGGATTTCTTGtaccgatgtcctccgatgaaatgcgtagtaaattgagcgcttagctccttgaaggtgctgatggagttgggcgctatccggctgaaccaaatccttgctgcgcccttcagggttgtaggaaaggccctgcacataatcgcgtctgccactccctgaaggtgcatcagggtcttgaaggtctctaggtgatctagagggtccttgactccgtcgtAACTATCCATACTTGGCATACGGAACTTATttggcagggggaaggagttaaCAGCTGCTGTGAATGGtgagtcagtccggttgacaaggtcgtcaagatcacttgacactcgccccttgagagcgCTCATCATCACAtccatctgctccttcatcgcctgcatctccgcgatgatgGATTGTGGGGCAGTGTCCGTCGGGGAAGGGATGCTTATGTCCCGTCTTActggtttgctcggggcgttactcccctgtggtccgtcctgatttctcctttcgGCGCTGTTTCCctcttgatccgctccttggttacTGACCGCGgcattcttttggttcagctgctcttgtaggtcgtggttttgcttggtgaggcgctctacggctgcggcgagcgtcctgacctgtcTCTCAAGGGccgtcgtaggggcttcttcctgaacgtcattcgtggttgccattgagcgagtgagtaccatggaACTCTTTTGTCTGGGAATCTACGAAGTACTATACGTCTCTCgttctttcccacagacggcgccaactgatgacgttGAGAATTGTCACCAATGAGTCGCACTGTACTCGCGAGTcaacgaacctgcacaacaagaacgaacGGGAGAAAAacccttagagagcaccggtgtggtgccggccaaaagttctccgaaggtcaagttagaattcgtcccttgagttattttttaaaggcgttagagagggtcaattaatcttaccttgatttgcgtgaaagttactccttttatagcagtggagaggtggcttttcttcttgacctccagatctttccaatgtgggactctgataccatttcccttattggatcttaaGGCTTTTCCAGGCAATAGAGATTTCGGGCTATGGGCCCTTACTATGTCTGTCCATGATGGGCCTTTAGGGAGCGTGGGTCCCGCTTTACACAGACCAAACAGTACctatccgtcaggcccattaagatagGCCCACCAGACTAAATCTTACCATCTTCAGTAATACTGTGTGGCATTatttttcattgtaattttttttaatgattaagaATTTGATTATTATGAAAGTGATCGTGGtgtcaaaacaaaaaagtcTCAGTTGGACTTATATTTAGAAGGGCCTAAacttaacaaaaaacaaaattcaaagttaGAAGTTCTCTCTTGGTGGAAAGAGCATTATAATCGGTTTTTAGATCTCTCTTTAATAGCACGGGATCTTATGAGCATTCCGATAATTACTGTTGCTTCTGAATCAAGTTTTAGCACggagaaaaaaatgtttactCCATATCGATTACGTCTTTTACCAAGACATGGTAATATGGGTCAAAATTTTTAACCTGACCTGAAAAATATCTAACTTGAACtcaatttttttgatatgaAGTAAAAACAAGTTGACCCGTAATCCAACTCGATTGTTTTTTTGGTCAACTCGACCCGATTAAAATAACCCGTGACCCGGTATGTTAAAAAAATctactaaactttttttttaactctgaCGTGATactatgggtctgtttggattgaatttattgttgctgaaactgaaaactaaaaacactgtagcaaaataattttaaatgtgtaaatagtaccgtgggaccaatttttaatattttttaatgaataaagtggttgtgggttccataaacagtactgctacagtatTACTACAGTACTGTTACAGTACCACTACAGTGTTATTTGTCTCCCTCTTCTGCAAAACGcgtgaaatgtaaaaaaaaaaaaaaaaaaaaaaaaaaaaaaaaaaaaaaaaaaaaaacgcagacgcCAGACGCAGTTTCAGCCAAATCCAAACGGCATTATGTGCATAAAACACGAAATTACAAATCTAATAATAATAGAGGATTCTAGcattttacccctaatttttaaaaaaaattagcaatatgcccctatttgcaaactgtaaggacacaaattttgtaacgaaccgtaatagtgttgggttcgcacgtgaaatggcccaaacaatatcatttgtagagcgtgggtttgaaaggttaggccttggtcaccaggcgatgggttttccgtggtgttcatacatgattaagttttcttcacccctagagtctttctcttggaggtgggctgggaggctcttgtttttggccatttttcccagccccctttctagattacttatttttccttttatactagcctgcgttcactgtccttcgtccacgtatagggtcaacctttccaagacagatacttgtcccattagcccatacccaaagtcgttgggggtggttgtaaaagccgaaaaatacgactctgtcaggtgcagagtattgaatgacagtaagggtagctttccctggatattttagattttctttcaagtttagtcctataccgtttgtGCCCCTCTTttcggtgggactttgggtctgccgaggactgaactgtcctcggcggtatcccaaggctatcttgtgctttatatttGTCAAGTttgggccataaccctcctcggcttgggcctttggactccctacgggtaaatgggcctgggTCATAAATTATCTGGGCCCCAcacaaactatataggagcgtgcccctgtttcgatactcggttatcctaaaatcgagttcaattaaatactcgatttgtagaaaatcgagttatgcccgatcaaacttaaaaaatatataaaaaaaaaaaaaaaaatttccatggaactcgagtttcaggaaatcgagttccatgcaaaaaaaatttttataagtgtgattgccCTATAttcaaggagccctatagtggcgtttttaagccctatagtgacgttttaaaaccttatagcggcgttttcctgcaaaaattttttataagtccccataccaagttcaaggggtcctatagtggcgtttttaagccctatagtaacgttttaaagccctatagtaacgttttaaagccctatagtggcgttttggaactcgatttccctaaaatcgagttccatgctttttttttttttttttttagttttattcggcataactcgattttcttcgaatcgagtatttcattgaaactcgattttaaggtaattgAATATGGAAATAAGAACATATCCCTGtatagtttcgaaatagggacatattgctaaattttttaaaaattaaaagcaaaaggctagaatctccaataaaaatatactcAATGTTTATCACAACCATCAGTGTTACTGTGCTTAACAGTAGACAAGACAACTCACTACAAAAGGGACAAGGGTCCAGGGCCAACCGGCCTAGGCTGTCAcaacgattaaaaaaaaaaaaaaaaaagtctcattcAATGCTTGCTAGCTGTAGTCCATCACTCGGCCAAAGCACAAAATGCACCAACACAATACAATTATACAAACAAACCTGAAATGTGAAACCTGAAAGTTGAGTTCCTcactaatttttaattaattaaacaacaatttctTCTTAACCAAGTTTtagtattgaaaaaaaaattcttacataTGCATGCATgagttacatttaaaaaaaaaaaaattgactaattatttttatttttataataaaaattttgtttaaatttaaatgtattCATGCGTTTATATAGAGTTACATtctagttatatataaaatttaaaaaatttataattattttatcattaaaaaatatgtgaTCACCCTtatagggtcacgtttttcaggtCAAGTCCAAGATGCATGAGACCTTAGACCAGTGAGTCcgatacaataaatttatagagagtgggccaaagaactaggttttagtgtatggacaacgGTAATCACGGTGTTCTTCATGGACCGAGTTTACCAGAGAGGATTGGTCCTCGGCGCGATCCGGGGAGTTTTTTCTGGTGCCTCTGGTGTGATGGGGGGTCTCAGCCCCCATCTTTCTATCTCCTTGTCGTCCCTTTTTATAATAGTTTCCTCTCTTCTGAATGGGGTTCCTtgggtaggtacttgtcccattagccctTCCCttcagttgttgggagtggttgtaaaggcagaaaAGTATGGCTATGTCAAGCACAAAGCACTGAGTGCAGTCATGACAGCTTTTCCCTCTAACATTTCCATTTTCCCCGCTGTCCTTTTTTactttagtacttttcctgttCCGTGGAAAGATTTGGAGTGCCGCTACCAGTGGCAAGTTGTCTCCTTTATCCTCGGCTACATCCATGCCGAGGAGGATTCTCCACATGGCCGAGGAGGAGTTTTTCCTCCCCATGGTTGAGGAAGGGTTTCTCCTTGGGTTAGGCCCTTGGCCCAACGTAGAAATTGACATGGACCtactggtcttttaccccccacaatagcccatTAAAATCCTgctgtctggctcctcggacggagaggagggttttggtgtcATCGGGCCTCTGTCACGACTTGCCAAGCCTTGTCCTCCATTAATGCCAGAGCCTCTTCACTTACCTGAGGCGCGTTCTTAActgtgagacattcttttagtcTATCTAAGCCGCGTTTCTGTCATTTCGGTACACGAGGCGCgcttattttatagtattttcagttttcaatttcagcaataATAACCTTTATCCAAACGacccaatatatatatcttgtatgcctattcttttttattattccttttattttatttacgcAAACCTCATGTGGTGGAAGGAACTGTTGAGTTTAGGGCATTAGTATTTAGTATTAGTATTTAGTGTTACTTTTGTTGAGATTTTCTAGGGTGTCAAACTTCTTTGGGAACATAACACACCTTAAACTAAAAAAGATTATatagagcattagtattggaaaatgctaatgtTTTATGTCACAATAAAGTGTTTTATGATTCTTTATATAGCGATAAAGAATaagttttgattcaacaatAAAGTGTTAGAACAAGAATTTCATGGAGGTTAGAACGAAAACAGTGTTAAAAACACATCCCCACACCAAAGTTATTGACCTTCACCATTTAGGAACCAGTGAAATTAACTAATGTGGGGAATTTCTAAAAGTAGAATTTGATTTATCTTTGCAatcaataatttgaattttaacttCCTTCTGGTAAGTTGTAAGATTGTTCCAAAAAGTTGaatcttgaatttttgttatattgttaATAAGTAACCTTATAAATCCGAGTTTGATATTTCCTAATGTTATTCGCATTTTTTAATCTTAAGTGGTGCTCCTCTATGCTTTTGAATGAAAGAAGGGAGGAAATAGTATATATTCTTGAAAGTTGAGTTATGCTATATTTGTTAACAGTCTTTTGAATAATGGAAGCCCTGAATGAATTTTATTGCTGTTTTCTTGATATTTTCGTAAGTTCTGTTTCCTGCCAGTGCTCTATTCATTTGCAAGTCGTGGAACGGAGCCCCGAATCATCCTCAACTGAAGCTAAGCAACCGAATGTTGAAATAGCTGCAAGTGGAAAGCTAAATCTTCTTGGCAGGATgcttgaggagattaataaacAGTCTTTAAAAGCACTTATTCTCTATGAGGTAAGTACGCAAAATACTGACCAAGTTTTGTTCCtctcttctttgttcttctcCTTTGCTCTATAAGTAACTCTCATCTTCTTACTTGTAGTTTGTACTATGTTATTGATTCATTCTTGATGACTTTTGTTTATCAACATGCTGTCATTTTGCCTGAAGATGTCGAGTGTTCATTTCATCTGCCAAAATCTGAAATGATCAATTCTTTGCTTGAGGAATTCTATTTCAAACAGAATTTTGAGTTTTCCATGATTTTCAATGACCAGGGTAAAAATATAATGATAATCAGTGCTTATTAATAATGGCTAGTTGAGAACTTGAGGACAATCTGTGCTTTCACAATTGAATATTTTCAAAGCGTCAGATAGAGAATTTGGGCATAGATTTGTTGTGCATTGGTTACTAGTGCTTGGCATGGTGGTGGTTTGGGGCTTTGGTGCGACCAGTTGGTAGGCTTAActgttttgggtttgttttgcaATGAGAGTTGCTTAGAACATTTGTAAGTGTTTAAGCACCTCTGCAGGAACACTAAGTTCCAATGAACAGCACACAAAGGCTTAAAAACACTAATTCTCAAAAATTGATTGCAAAAATGAGAGTACAATAGTACTTATTCAATCTGTCCTACATGTCAAACTAACATTGGTTACATCTATACGAGTAACTAATTCATTAACAAGACTAACTAAGATAAGATAGACTGCCATATAACCAAATTAAACTCTTCTGTTTATCCATTTAAAGTCTTCTAGATCAGACTCCTGGAAGGTCATTGTGTATTTCACTAATTCTAAATGTTTCTTCCAACTGTCCACAGCCCATGGAACAGAACATCCAGGATTGAGTTTTTCTTGAGTTAATTCAATTCCAAAATTTCCATAATGCTATCCTTTTAATGATCAAATACCACAATTTAAGAAGTTGGCATTTGCCTGGCATGAACTTTTAGACGAATCACAGTAGATATTATGTAGACTCTGATGAATCAGTTTTAGTAATATGATTTCAAATATTTGGGCTGGACAATAATTGTTGAATTAGAAATAGGCTTAATAATGAATCCCCTCTAATTATCTTTCATTTTACTGCatttgatttgatgattttttctcTTGTTAGCAAGTAAAGTACTTATATCAATATACAATGATACGAAGGAGAACAATGGAATATATTAGCTATATGCCTAAAATTCTCCATAGAGATGAAAAATACAAGgaatctaaaaaataatgcattttgGATGGTCTACTCCTATCCAAGGATGTCCAACAAGACCCAACAAACTAGGAATAAATTCTCTTTTCTCTGTGTTCGGTGTTTGTATGGGATTTGGTCCTTTGGGACAATGTCCAGCATATATTTCCTACTGTTAtctaaacattttttattaacaGGAAATTGGTTGCTCTGGAAGTTGTATTGGAGGAATTTTGGATGACTTCCTGCTTCAAAAAATTGGTTCAGATTCTTATGATCATGTTGGAAGGGATGTTATTCCTGCTAAGAGGGTAGCTGCTTTGAATAAGTTCAACGCGGAGCATAAGAAGTTcgtttttttattagaaaaacaTGCTTGTCTTTCGGTCATAAGATTATTTTCAGTTAATACTGTACTCATATATAATAGTGACTGGACCCCTATGAAAAGTTTAAAAGCTCTGGAAAGGGATAAAACCTGACTCACAGCCTGAGcagataaaaatattttgtttatattcgCCTTTTATCgaggaagaaaatattttatgctttgcaagggaaaaaaaaatttgaaagcttATAGAAGGTGAGCTGGGTTACTTGTCATAATTTGCTCATGCGGGGGGCAGATAATTTATTTCTTACTTTGAGTGAGCTCAATCGTGACAATACTCCAGTCTCCAGTGCAAGTACTATGTCAGAAAAATCACCTATGAAAGATATAGAGCAACTTCTTCAGAATCGTGAAGGCACAGGCACAATTAACTTGTCTgtaattttgaaagttcaagTAAAAGGATCTTACTACATGAGTTCTCAAATGCCTATTAAGCTGCTTGAAATTTCACAAGAAGATTATGCAGAACTGtgtaattattggaataaattgTTGAGGGGAAAACATAATACCGAAGTTGTCACTGAAAAAGTTATAAAGAAATGCAAGGTTGATAAAGGTAGTTCTGTGCCATTTGAACAGGTATGGTGTATTCCAGTGTCAATATGTATTATAATCACTTGGCTGATATTATATGGCATTATGTAATTATCTGTTGGCATTATAGCACTCTTATTTGACTGGTAATGTGATGTCATTTTGCCTGTGTTTTTTGTTCATATTCTGCATCAATAATAtctattgaaaattgaaaatatagaTTTTCCTTGGCCATCCAAatcttattaattaatttgtgtGTGTGCAGGTGTTCCAAGATGAATGCACACCAATCTCCACAGCTGCCCAATTGCAAGTTAGGTATTCACCGGCTAATAAGATGCGGAATGTGGCTGCTTCAGTATCCCATCGGGATGAAGTTGTGGCAGCAACAATAGAGCCTGTGATGCAAATACAGCAGTTATCAGCTGCAGGTTCACATTCTGGTAGCAATGCTAATTTATGTTCAGCTGGTGGCATCGAACATCAACTAAGCTCTGGAGGCCATACATCCAACCAACTTGCTCAGACTCCTACACACAGGACTATGAGCTCGCATCCAGACCTGCTCTATATTGAGCTGCAAATAATTCATAAAGAAATAGAGGAGGAActaaaaaatcataaagaaGTGGTCAGTTTCCAATTCACTGAGTTGCTTGCTTAGTTATAATTagctaataaatttaatttcccTCTTTGTTCCTTGGGGCAGAAGGAGCAGCTATTGTTTGAATTTGGAAAAGAACTTGAAAAAATGCGAACCCAATATGTTAACAAAGCTCAGGAGCTGCACTGAGTTTGAGCTGAAGCTCAATGAACTGTATACAATTTTTTGAGGAGTACAATGTAGGCCTAGACAGGCATGGGCAGGTACCATCAGGAGTGCAGCAAGATCTGTTCCTTTTGAATTGTAAGTGTTCTATTCACATAGATTCATGCTCTGATGTTTAAGGTTTCACTTCATTCACATGGATTGTGTCATGAACTCAAGATGGGTTGACTTCTGGCAATACAAAGCTGATCTCTATTATATGTGTACCAAGTTCTGGTGGAGGCTAATTTTggacatttattatttttaacgtAGATTGttctaataattaattattatttggaaATAATGGAAGATGCTGGAATGTTTTATTAAATCAAAGAGAtatctatttttataaacaatatCTCATTGAGTTCAAAGCAAGTTAGTCAGTCTTAGAAACCAACCATAACTCATTTATACTGAGATTGTTGGCATATGTTAGTCAAGCGAGGAATGGCAGGATTTTGCTCAATATAAATGCCCTATCAAGGTTGATGGCACCTCATTTATTTTCACTTATAGtagattattaaatatattaaacgAAACTGAATGCTTCACTGTTCAAGGATTTTATTtcactttatccaaaaaatataacaatattttttttaaaaaaaatctttttggctCATACATCCAGAGCTATTctatgttaaaaaataatgtttccGTGTGTCTACTAATTTAAGCATACTTTTAAAGATGGGAATATTTAAAGTTTGGTTCTATATTAAACTCAAGTTTGTGTCATCTTAGCATCGTTTAGCCTAGAATATATGATATTGATAGGTAGTGACATACATATGGGAGAACTATTCCAATATGCTACATGCATATACACACTGCCCTAGCACTGGTAAATGTGACCATCTTTGGCCTTTTTATGATGAAATAAAGTTTAATATAGAAATTTGTATGATTTGATATAGAAACTTTAATATAGAAACTTGACTTTATTATGTTTTCCCTTCAACAGTTTATTCCAAGAATTACAGGTTCTGCATGATCTTCTTGTGAAATTTCAAGCAGCTCAATAGGCATTTGAGACAGACAAGTTAATTGTGCCTGTGCCTACACGATTCTGAAGAAGTTGCTCTATATCCCGAAGATAATCTTATGACTGAAAGACAAGCAtgtttttctaataaaaaaacgAACTTCTTATGCTCCGCGTTGAACTTATTCAAAGCAGCTACCCTCTTAGCAGGAATAACATCCCTTCCAACATGCTCATAAGAATCTGAACCAAATTTTTGAAGCAGGAAGTCATCCAAAATTCCTCCAATACAACTTCCAGAGCAACCATTTTCCtgttaataaaaaatgtttagaTAACAGTAGGACATATATGTTGGACATTGTCCAAAAGGATCAAATCCCATACAAACACCGAACGCACAGAAAAGAGAATATATTCCTAGTTTGTTGGGTCTTGTTGGACATCCTTGGATGGGAGTAGACCTTCCAAAATGCGTTATTTTTTAgattacttgtattttttttctctctttggagAATTTTAAGCATATCTCTAGTATATTTCATTGTTCTCCTTCGTATCATTGTATATTGATATAAGTACTTTACTTGTTAACAAgagaaaaaatcatcaaatcaaatGCGATAAAACTGGGAATATTGGTGTTTTTACACGAAAACTTGTATATAGCATATTCAGAAGTTCAGGAAACAAATGTAAAAATCTTTTGcgtgaaaaaagaaatttggatcTTGCTAGCCAAAAATTTTGACCGGAATACAATGTGGtgtttttgcacgaaaacttatAGGTTGCATATTATAATGGTCCTAtaggtcaagaattttgaccgaaatAAAATTTCACGACAATTTTTAGATAGCATATTTAGAGGTCCaagaaataaatagaaaaatctaTTGCAAGAAAATGCCCCTAGCTCTTagtggccaagaattttgactggaatacaattttagcatttttgcacgaaaacttttAGATAGCATATTTAAAGGTTCAAGAAACAGTTGGAAAAAtcttttgccaaaaaaaaaatgattaaattttgtttggaaatgCCTCTTGTGGTCCTgttggccaagaattttgacttgaatACAATTTCGgtgtttttgcatgaaaatttgtagatagcatatatggTGGTAtgagaaacaaatggaaaaatcatttgcaaggaaaaaaaaaacttttaaactttGTTTGAAAATGCTCCTAGGTCCTActtgccaagaattttgaccggagtACAATTTCggcatttttgcacgaaaacttgtagggGGTGTATTTAGAGgttcgagaaaaaaaaaagaaaagaaaaagaaagaacttgatcaaattttgttttaaaataccTCTGGGTTCTACTAGCCAAGAACTTTGACTGGAATACAATGTCAGTGTTTTTACAAGAAAACTTGTATATAGCATATTCAGAGGTTCAGGAAACAAATGTAAAAATCttttgtaagaaaaaagaaattcggtaaaattttatttgaaaatgcCCTCGGGTCTGACTGGTCAAAAATTTTGATCGAAATACAATGTCGGGATTTTTGCACAAAAACTTATAGAAACCATATTTAGAGGTCCctgaaacaaatggaaaaatcttttgcaaggcaaaaggaaaaagaaaaaaaaaacactattaaGATTTGttcgaaaatgcccctaggtcctattggccaagaattttgaccggaatacAATTTCAGCATATTTGCACAAAAAGTTTTATGTAGCTTATTCAAAAGTCCAAGAAACAGTTGGAAAAATCTTTAGCaagacaaataaaaaacttgattaaaatttgtttgaaaatgcACCTAGGTCCTACAGGTTGAGAATTTTGATCAGAATACAATTTTAGCGTTTTTGCACAAGAAgttgtagatagcatatttatAGGTCCAAGAAATAAATGGAAATATCTTTTGTAagcgggaaaaaaaaattgttaaattttgttcgaaaatgcccctaggtctTACTTGCCAAAAATCTTGACCGGAAAACAGTGTTGGCgtttttgcacgaaaatttgtagatagcatatttagaggtccaagaaacaaatggaaaaattttttgtaaggaaaaaaaaaaaaatgttaaattttgttcGAAAATGCCCTTAGGTCCTACtagccaagaattttgaccgaaatacaattttggtgtttttgcacgaaaacttgtagatagtatatttagtggtccaagaaacaaatggaaaaatcttttgcaagaaaaaaaaattgttaaattttgttcaaaaatgcccctaggtcctatgagccaagaattttgaccggaatacaattttggtgtttttgcacgaaaacttgtagatagaaTATTTAGTGGTTcaagaaagaaatggaaaaatcttttgctagaaaaaaaaattgttaaattttgttcaaaaatgcccctaggtcctACTagccaagaattttttttaggaatacAATGTCagcatttttgcacgaaaacttgtataTAGTGATCCGAGAAACGAatggaaaaatattttgcaGGAAGAAAAGAACTCAATTAAATATTGttcgaaaatgcccctaggttcaatggccaagaattttgactagAACACAATGTCTGCtgttttgcacgaaaacttgtaaatagcatatatagaggtttgagaaacaaatggaaaaatattttgcaagaaaaaaaaaaaatcggtcaAATTTTGTTCGAAAATGCCTCTAGGTCTTgctggccaagaattttgatcgGAATACAATGTCGGCGTTTTCGCACGAAAACTTATAGAAACCATATTTAGAGGTCCcaaaaacaaatggaaaaatattttacaaataaaaaaaatcgattaaaatttgataaaaaatgcCCCGTGGTCATGCaggccaagaattttgatcgAAATAGTACTATTTTGGCgtttttgcacaaaaaattttagatggCATATTTAGAGatccaaaaaagtgaaaacctaGCAATAATGATATCTTTTGTGGTGTCCCATGTCTATAGTTTAAAACTCCGCACCATCTACCTATCacaaaaaaatctttctttcttaatttcttcaCTTTACAGTTCTCAATCTTTATCTGAGTCTAGTGAGGATCAATCTTCCTCCACCAGCATCACAATTTATCACCACCTCTTTGGTCTCACATTCTCTATTAGCAGTTATTGATAAGCAAATTTTCGATCTCTCTCAACTAGGAACGCCACCTACAAACCATATCTATTGTTGCATTCTGCTGTCGTTCgaccataatttttttcattcaaaacatgagtttgtttcttctactcaaactttttttcttttttggtaatatatttttgaaatgtgCTTTTAAAATGAATGGAAATTTATATAGAAGAAACTATAGCAAGAAGTTGTAATTATTGTAAACTTCTACAAATTTAGCTAAACAAACATTGTCCTATGCAGTCCATACATGATCCTATCATGATTACGTATTattaaaccatttttttaagaaCTCGATATTTACAAAAAGAGAATATATAAAGTTTAATGTGACCAATTTGATATGAATGCAAACCTAGGAAGCGTGGACAGC
Protein-coding regions in this window:
- the LOC115992579 gene encoding uncharacterized protein LOC115992579, with product MRGADNLFLTLSELNRDNTPVSSASTMSEKSPMKDIEQLLQNREGTGTINLSVILKVQVKGSYYMSSQMPIKLLEISQEDYAELCNYWNKLLRGKHNTEVVTEKVIKKCKVDKGSSVPFEQVFQDECTPISTAAQLQVRYSPANKMRNVAASVSHRDEVVAATIEPVMQIQQLSAAGSHSGSNANLCSAGGIEHQLSSGGHTSNQLAQTPTHRTMSSHPDLLYIELQIIHKEIEEELKNHKEVKEQLLFEFGKELEKMRTQYVNKAQELH